A single window of Panulirus ornatus isolate Po-2019 chromosome 52, ASM3632096v1, whole genome shotgun sequence DNA harbors:
- the LOC139764972 gene encoding uncharacterized protein, translating into MGISRRHCHFQYLAVSLLVLLVSTGDASSWTSSSNSLSNLHHLQPHTSSQEPPSISDDVSTTSNIAKRSLHDRVLLCDENLREMIVTQAKVIKSMIDDFKETYVQAKFSASWEILDYVFDSSQDQQYLKVCDQTQCAQVLPTLPMGTPPHPTKSWSTDHLPEASCYIRQYTIALELLFLDQSLNEDEFQKEIDELHRLMELLATLVMEGLESCEVESDDSVLGHLAGKVYTRTDNVITDHRGFRTLRQCLFGLQYIIDLFSG; encoded by the exons ATGG GTATCAGCAGGCGACACTGTCACTTCCAATACCTCGCAgtctccctcctcgtcctcctcgtctccACTGGTGATGCCTCGTCGTGGACCTCCTCTTCTAACTCCTTGTctaacctccaccacctccaacctcACACATCAAGCCAAGAACCCCCATCTATCTCTGATGATGTTTCAACCACCTCGAACATAGCGAAAAGGTCATTGCACGATCGGGTTCTCCTCTGTGACGAAAACCTGAGGGAAATGATTGTGACACAGGCCAAAGTAATCAAGAGCATGATTGATGACTTCAAGGAAACCTAC GTCCAGGCCAAGTTCAGCGCCAGCTGGGAGATTCTAGACTATGTTTTCGACTCGAGCCAAGATCAGCAGTACCTGAAGGTGTGCGATCAGACCCAGTGTGCTCAGGTCTTGCCCACTCTGCCAATGGGCACGCCACCACACCCCACGAAATCGTGGTCCACAGACCATCTGCCAGAGGCCTCTTGCTACATAAGGCAGTACACCATAGCCCTGGAACTGCTCTTCTTAGATCAGTCGCTGAACGAAGACGAGTTCCAGAAAGAGATAGACGAACTGCACCGGTTGATGGAGCTCCTGGCCACTCTCGTGATGGAGGGCCTCGAGTCTTGCGAAGTGGAGTCCGACGATTCCGTCCTGGGACACCTAGCGGGAAAGGTGTACACTAGGACCGACAACGTCATCACAGACCACAGGGGTTTCAGGACACTCCGTCAGTGCCTTTTCGGCCTTCAGTATATCATAGACCTCTTCTCTGGTTAA